The Coregonus clupeaformis isolate EN_2021a chromosome 13, ASM2061545v1, whole genome shotgun sequence genome includes a region encoding these proteins:
- the alg13 gene encoding putative bifunctional UDP-N-acetylglucosamine transferase and deubiquitinase ALG13 isoform X4, with amino-acid sequence MQKALKKYFVNMDEYLASIGLYRKMMARDASCLFRAVSEQLYYSQNFQQKIRKDCVTFMRANRCNFEPFVEGSFEKYLERLEDPTETAGQVEIKALSLLYRRCFLIYRYPGKPPTEITEKEYVEKILLCCSNNGHYDIVYPRNYPIDAALCQALLYELLYTQVLGVEEVELQGALEGFRGGGRRYRNSLSVCSEDAGYDTPEDRGQTQRDDWELNGHSHTEDKARSGAEETPDGPTKLSLPYKVLKALDSEMYRNVEFDVWHDSRKEMQKTDYMVFAGRQYFLGDKCQVRLDPKGKYYNAFIQEVGTHPSAVTVFIEELGEKHLVSLTNLKPVNPVPAWNITPSRKGPSYSRPEQYPGEMDSEVRGRRRFFKKPRGKEMLMVSYNRSQPGLPPRFRPGPGGIPPGHAPGMHDPPPPPGTLPYEHYHPHPPTRPPRGYGPPRSSARFLNRHHLIGPEAAYYPHPGKRCYQSFDNYSFSRSRRQMHAINKECQFSYVPEAGEEARDMEGTITFYEIEEGDETTFPPLPGQAVANPMVPATPTYWVQRGASPIPMSGKQAMTSSEEDADERSNGGDQGEYSEEYIYTAQDPGFQSPSMYAAAESTANLTIEEGGSRAGSPQEGVATYSYSQQLVVKSAVITSSQAVSTAPAAIFTSNSSSSASSSQTPPAPMAPPSSHPQGAPMPPHAMGRPVLSMQSPPSSPWFVNEMGEAVSAAPPPPYSYDPNGNDLPRDCKVIQYYFNLGVQWYQQSYWHSMVQVYQQPGAEQQFRSYPGASPPSDHTVPQPYPEPGRMGPDGQGDIPANGTPLVMDPPSAGAPGTVFYPLVQDQCSQPPLHTYESYVPMLSATYHYLSPWNSGPAQPRVLASYCPSSNHPVNYVTAPTHPGHFIPPSM; translated from the exons ATGCAGAAAGCCTTGAAGAAGTATTTTGTAAACATGGACGAGTATCTAGCCAGCATCGGTCTCTACCGGAAAATGATGGCACGAGACGCGTCCTGTCTATTTCGAGCTGTCTCTGAGCAG CTTTATTACTCTCAGAATTTCCAACAAAAGATAAGGAAAGACTGTGTCACCTTCATGAGAGCAAACCGATGCAACTTTGAACCT TTTGTTGAAGGGTCATTTGAGAAGTATCTGGAACGTCTGGAGGACCCCACG GAAACCGCTGGACAAGTTGAGATAAAGGCATTGTCATTGTTGTACAG GCGGTGCTTCCTCATATACAGGTACCCTGGGAAGCCACCAACTGAGATAACTGAGAAAgagtatgtggagaag attttgctgtgttGCTCCAACAATGGCCACTATGACATTGTGTACCCCAGGAACTACCCGATCGATGCAGCTCTGTGTCAGG CTCTGTTGTATGAGCTGCTGTACACACAAGTCCTTGGTGTTGAGGAGGTGGAGTTGCAGGGAGCATTGGAAGGGTTTCGTGGTGGAGGTCGTCGCTATAGGAACAGCCTATCAGTGTGCAGTGAGGACGCAGGCTACGACACCCCCGAGGACAGGGGTCAGACTCAGAG GGACGATTGGGAGCTCAATGGGCACAGTCACACAGAGGACAAAGCCAGATCTGGAGCAGAGGAA ACTCCAGATGGAccaacaaaactctctctcccGTACAAGGTGCTCAAAGCACTGGATTCTGAGATGTACAGAAATGTAGAGTTTGATGTATGGCATGACAGTCGCAAAG AAATGCAGAAGACTGATTACATGGTGTTTGCTGGAAGACAGTATTTCTTGGGCGACAAGTGTCAG GTTCGTCTCGACCCCAAAGGGAAGTATTACAATGCCTTCATTCAGGAGGTGGGCACTCACCCCAGCGCTGTGACCGTGTTCATCGAAGAGCTTGGAGAAAA ACATCTTGTGTCTCTGACTAACTTGAAGCCTGTGAACCCTGTCCCTGCCTGGAACATCACCCCAAGCCGCAAGGGACCATCATACAGCAGGCCTGAGCAGTATCCTGGAGAAATGG ACTCAGAGGTGAGAGGCCGGCGGcgtttctttaagaagcccagAGGGAAGGAGATGCTGATGGTGTCTTACAATCGATCCCAGCCTGGCCTGCCTCCCCGCTTCCGGCCAGGCCCTGGCGGCATACCCCCTGGGCACGCCCCTGGCATGCATGACCCCCCACCACCTCCAGGGACACTGCCCTATGAACACTATCACCCACATCCTCCAACCAGGCCCCCGCGAGGATATGGCCCACCCAG AAGTTCAGCCCGTTTCCTGAACAGGCATCACCTCATTGGGCCAGAGGCGGCATACTACCCTCACCCTGGAAAACGCTGCTACCAGAGCTTCGACAACTACTCATTCAG CCGAAGCAGGCGCCAGATGCATGCTATCAACAAAGAGTGCCAGTTCAGCTACGTCCCCGAGGCTGGCGAGGAGGCACGGGACATGGAAGGAACAATCACCTTCTACGAGATTGAGGAGGGGGATGAGACCACGTTCCCTCCCTTGCCG GGACAGGCTGTAGCAAACCCCATGGTTCCAGCTACCCCTACCTACTGGGTGCAGCGGGGGGCGAGCCCCATCCCCATGTCTGGCAAACAGGCCATGACCTCATCAGAGGAGGACGCTGACGAGAGGAGCAATGGTGGCGACCAGG GTGAATATTCGGAGGAGTACATCTATACTGCTCAAG ACCCAGGGTTCCAGAGCCCGTCTATGTATGCTGCAGCTGAGTCCACTGCCAACCTG ACCATTGAAGAGGGAGGATCTCGTGCTGGCTCGCCACAAGAGGGAGTAGCTACCTACAGCTACTCACAGCAG CTGGTGGTGAAGTCAGCAGTCATCACCTCCTCACAGGCTGTAAGCACAGCCCCAGCAGCTATCTTCACCTCCAACTCCTCCTCTTCCGCTAGCAGCTCTCAGACCCCCCCAGCACCAATGGCTCCACCCTCAAGCCATCCTCAGGGGGCTCCCATGCCCCCACACGCTATGGGCAGACCAG TTTTATCCATGcagtctcctccttcctctccctggtTTGTGAATGAGATGGGGGAAGCAGTCAGTGCCGCACCCCCTCCACCTTACTCCTATGACCCCAACGGCAATGACCTTCCACGAG ATTGCAAGGTCATCCAATATTACTTTAATTTAGGAGTCCAA TGGTACCAGCAGAGCTACTGGCACTCCATGGTGCAGGTGTATCAGCAGCCAGGTGCTGAGCAACAGTTCCGTTCCTACCCCGGTGCCTCCCCTCCCTCTGATCACACAGTCCCCCAGCCCTACCCAGAGCCTGGGAGAATGGGGCCTGATGGCCAGGGAGACATTCCTGCCAACG GCACCCCCCTGGTCATGGACCCTCCCTCAGCAGGAGCCCCAGGCACAGTGTTCTACCCCTTGGTTCAGGACCAGTGCAGCCAACCCCCACTCCACACCTACGAGTCTTATGTTCCTATGCTTTCTGCCACCTATCACTACCTCTCACCCTGGAACTCAGGCCCTGCCCAACCACGTGTGCTCGCATCCTACTGCCCCTCCTCCAATCACCCAGTCAACTATGTCACTGCACCCACACACCCAGGGCACTTTATCCCTCCTAGCATGTAA
- the alg13 gene encoding putative bifunctional UDP-N-acetylglucosamine transferase and deubiquitinase ALG13 isoform X8, translating to MDEYLASIGLYRKMMARDASCLFRAVSEQLYYSQNFQQKIRKDCVTFMRANRCNFEPFVEGSFEKYLERLEDPTETAGQVEIKALSLLYRRCFLIYRYPGKPPTEITEKEYVEKILLCCSNNGHYDIVYPRNYPIDAALCQALLYELLYTQVLGVEEVELQGALEGFRGGGRRYRNSLSVCSEDAGYDTPEDRGQTQRDDWELNGHSHTEDKARSGAEETPDGPTKLSLPYKVLKALDSEMYRNVEFDVWHDSRKEMQKTDYMVFAGRQYFLGDKCQVRLDPKGKYYNAFIQEVGTHPSAVTVFIEELGEKHLVSLTNLKPVNPVPAWNITPSRKGPSYSRPEQYPGEMDSEVRGRRRFFKKPRGKEMLMVSYNRSQPGLPPRFRPGPGGIPPGHAPGMHDPPPPPGTLPYEHYHPHPPTRPPRGYGPPRSSARFLNRHHLIGPEAAYYPHPGKRCYQSFDNYSFRSRSCSRSRRQMHAINKECQFSYVPEAGEEARDMEGTITFYEIEEGDETTFPPLPGQAVANPMVPATPTYWVQRGASPIPMSGKQAMTSSEEDADERSNGGDQGEYSEEYIYTAQDPGFQSPSMYAAAESTANLTIEEGGSRAGSPQEGVATYSYSQQLVVKSAVITSSQAVSTAPAAIFTSNSSSSASSSQTPPAPMAPPSSHPQGAPMPPHAMGRPVLSMQSPPSSPWFVNEMGEAVSAAPPPPYSYDPNGNDLPRDCKVIQYYFNLGVQWYQQSYWHSMVQVYQQPGAEQQFRSYPGASPPSDHTVPQPYPEPGRMGPDGQGDIPANGTPLVMDPPSAGAPGTVFYPLVQDQCSQPPLHTYESYVPMLSATYHYLSPWNSGPAQPRVLASYCPSSNHPVNYVTAPTHPGHFIPPSM from the exons ATGGACGAGTATCTAGCCAGCATCGGTCTCTACCGGAAAATGATGGCACGAGACGCGTCCTGTCTATTTCGAGCTGTCTCTGAGCAG CTTTATTACTCTCAGAATTTCCAACAAAAGATAAGGAAAGACTGTGTCACCTTCATGAGAGCAAACCGATGCAACTTTGAACCT TTTGTTGAAGGGTCATTTGAGAAGTATCTGGAACGTCTGGAGGACCCCACG GAAACCGCTGGACAAGTTGAGATAAAGGCATTGTCATTGTTGTACAG GCGGTGCTTCCTCATATACAGGTACCCTGGGAAGCCACCAACTGAGATAACTGAGAAAgagtatgtggagaag attttgctgtgttGCTCCAACAATGGCCACTATGACATTGTGTACCCCAGGAACTACCCGATCGATGCAGCTCTGTGTCAGG CTCTGTTGTATGAGCTGCTGTACACACAAGTCCTTGGTGTTGAGGAGGTGGAGTTGCAGGGAGCATTGGAAGGGTTTCGTGGTGGAGGTCGTCGCTATAGGAACAGCCTATCAGTGTGCAGTGAGGACGCAGGCTACGACACCCCCGAGGACAGGGGTCAGACTCAGAG GGACGATTGGGAGCTCAATGGGCACAGTCACACAGAGGACAAAGCCAGATCTGGAGCAGAGGAA ACTCCAGATGGAccaacaaaactctctctcccGTACAAGGTGCTCAAAGCACTGGATTCTGAGATGTACAGAAATGTAGAGTTTGATGTATGGCATGACAGTCGCAAAG AAATGCAGAAGACTGATTACATGGTGTTTGCTGGAAGACAGTATTTCTTGGGCGACAAGTGTCAG GTTCGTCTCGACCCCAAAGGGAAGTATTACAATGCCTTCATTCAGGAGGTGGGCACTCACCCCAGCGCTGTGACCGTGTTCATCGAAGAGCTTGGAGAAAA ACATCTTGTGTCTCTGACTAACTTGAAGCCTGTGAACCCTGTCCCTGCCTGGAACATCACCCCAAGCCGCAAGGGACCATCATACAGCAGGCCTGAGCAGTATCCTGGAGAAATGG ACTCAGAGGTGAGAGGCCGGCGGcgtttctttaagaagcccagAGGGAAGGAGATGCTGATGGTGTCTTACAATCGATCCCAGCCTGGCCTGCCTCCCCGCTTCCGGCCAGGCCCTGGCGGCATACCCCCTGGGCACGCCCCTGGCATGCATGACCCCCCACCACCTCCAGGGACACTGCCCTATGAACACTATCACCCACATCCTCCAACCAGGCCCCCGCGAGGATATGGCCCACCCAG AAGTTCAGCCCGTTTCCTGAACAGGCATCACCTCATTGGGCCAGAGGCGGCATACTACCCTCACCCTGGAAAACGCTGCTACCAGAGCTTCGACAACTACTCATTCAGGTCACG CTCTTGCAGCCGAAGCAGGCGCCAGATGCATGCTATCAACAAAGAGTGCCAGTTCAGCTACGTCCCCGAGGCTGGCGAGGAGGCACGGGACATGGAAGGAACAATCACCTTCTACGAGATTGAGGAGGGGGATGAGACCACGTTCCCTCCCTTGCCG GGACAGGCTGTAGCAAACCCCATGGTTCCAGCTACCCCTACCTACTGGGTGCAGCGGGGGGCGAGCCCCATCCCCATGTCTGGCAAACAGGCCATGACCTCATCAGAGGAGGACGCTGACGAGAGGAGCAATGGTGGCGACCAGG GTGAATATTCGGAGGAGTACATCTATACTGCTCAAG ACCCAGGGTTCCAGAGCCCGTCTATGTATGCTGCAGCTGAGTCCACTGCCAACCTG ACCATTGAAGAGGGAGGATCTCGTGCTGGCTCGCCACAAGAGGGAGTAGCTACCTACAGCTACTCACAGCAG CTGGTGGTGAAGTCAGCAGTCATCACCTCCTCACAGGCTGTAAGCACAGCCCCAGCAGCTATCTTCACCTCCAACTCCTCCTCTTCCGCTAGCAGCTCTCAGACCCCCCCAGCACCAATGGCTCCACCCTCAAGCCATCCTCAGGGGGCTCCCATGCCCCCACACGCTATGGGCAGACCAG TTTTATCCATGcagtctcctccttcctctccctggtTTGTGAATGAGATGGGGGAAGCAGTCAGTGCCGCACCCCCTCCACCTTACTCCTATGACCCCAACGGCAATGACCTTCCACGAG ATTGCAAGGTCATCCAATATTACTTTAATTTAGGAGTCCAA TGGTACCAGCAGAGCTACTGGCACTCCATGGTGCAGGTGTATCAGCAGCCAGGTGCTGAGCAACAGTTCCGTTCCTACCCCGGTGCCTCCCCTCCCTCTGATCACACAGTCCCCCAGCCCTACCCAGAGCCTGGGAGAATGGGGCCTGATGGCCAGGGAGACATTCCTGCCAACG GCACCCCCCTGGTCATGGACCCTCCCTCAGCAGGAGCCCCAGGCACAGTGTTCTACCCCTTGGTTCAGGACCAGTGCAGCCAACCCCCACTCCACACCTACGAGTCTTATGTTCCTATGCTTTCTGCCACCTATCACTACCTCTCACCCTGGAACTCAGGCCCTGCCCAACCACGTGTGCTCGCATCCTACTGCCCCTCCTCCAATCACCCAGTCAACTATGTCACTGCACCCACACACCCAGGGCACTTTATCCCTCCTAGCATGTAA
- the alg13 gene encoding putative bifunctional UDP-N-acetylglucosamine transferase and deubiquitinase ALG13 isoform X1, giving the protein MQKALKKYFVNMDEYLASIGLYRKMMARDASCLFRAVSEQLYYSQNFQQKIRKDCVTFMRANRCNFEPFVEGSFEKYLERLEDPTETAGQVEIKALSLLYRRCFLIYRYPGKPPTEITEKEYVEKILLCCSNNGHYDIVYPRNYPIDAALCQALLYELLYTQVLGVEEVELQGALEGFRGGGRRYRNSLSVCSEDAGYDTPEDRGQTQRDDWELNGHSHTEDKARSGAEETPDGPTKLSLPYKVLKALDSEMYRNVEFDVWHDSRKEMQKTDYMVFAGRQYFLGDKCQVRLDPKGKYYNAFIQEVGTHPSAVTVFIEELGEKHLVSLTNLKPVNPVPAWNITPSRKGPSYSRPEQYPGEMDSEVRGRRRFFKKPRGKEMLMVSYNRSQPGLPPRFRPGPGGIPPGHAPGMHDPPPPPGTLPYEHYHPHPPTRPPRGYGPPRSSARFLNRHHLIGPEAAYYPHPGKRCYQSFDNYSFRSRSCSRSRRQMHAINKECQFSYVPEAGEEARDMEGTITFYEIEEGDETTFPPLPGQAVANPMVPATPTYWVQRGASPIPMSGKQAMTSSEEDADERSNGGDQGEYSEEYIYTAQDPGFQSPSMYAAAESTANLTIEEGGSRAGSPQEGVATYSYSQQLVVKSAVITSSQAVSTAPAAIFTSNSSSSASSSQTPPAPMAPPSSHPQGAPMPPHAMGRPVLSMQSPPSSPWFVNEMGEAVSAAPPPPYSYDPNGNDLPRDCKVIQYYFNLGVQWYQQSYWHSMVQVYQQPGAEQQFRSYPGASPPSDHTVPQPYPEPGRMGPDGQGDIPANGTPLVMDPPSAGAPGTVFYPLVQDQCSQPPLHTYESYVPMLSATYHYLSPWNSGPAQPRVLASYCPSSNHPVNYVTAPTHPGHFIPPSM; this is encoded by the exons ATGCAGAAAGCCTTGAAGAAGTATTTTGTAAACATGGACGAGTATCTAGCCAGCATCGGTCTCTACCGGAAAATGATGGCACGAGACGCGTCCTGTCTATTTCGAGCTGTCTCTGAGCAG CTTTATTACTCTCAGAATTTCCAACAAAAGATAAGGAAAGACTGTGTCACCTTCATGAGAGCAAACCGATGCAACTTTGAACCT TTTGTTGAAGGGTCATTTGAGAAGTATCTGGAACGTCTGGAGGACCCCACG GAAACCGCTGGACAAGTTGAGATAAAGGCATTGTCATTGTTGTACAG GCGGTGCTTCCTCATATACAGGTACCCTGGGAAGCCACCAACTGAGATAACTGAGAAAgagtatgtggagaag attttgctgtgttGCTCCAACAATGGCCACTATGACATTGTGTACCCCAGGAACTACCCGATCGATGCAGCTCTGTGTCAGG CTCTGTTGTATGAGCTGCTGTACACACAAGTCCTTGGTGTTGAGGAGGTGGAGTTGCAGGGAGCATTGGAAGGGTTTCGTGGTGGAGGTCGTCGCTATAGGAACAGCCTATCAGTGTGCAGTGAGGACGCAGGCTACGACACCCCCGAGGACAGGGGTCAGACTCAGAG GGACGATTGGGAGCTCAATGGGCACAGTCACACAGAGGACAAAGCCAGATCTGGAGCAGAGGAA ACTCCAGATGGAccaacaaaactctctctcccGTACAAGGTGCTCAAAGCACTGGATTCTGAGATGTACAGAAATGTAGAGTTTGATGTATGGCATGACAGTCGCAAAG AAATGCAGAAGACTGATTACATGGTGTTTGCTGGAAGACAGTATTTCTTGGGCGACAAGTGTCAG GTTCGTCTCGACCCCAAAGGGAAGTATTACAATGCCTTCATTCAGGAGGTGGGCACTCACCCCAGCGCTGTGACCGTGTTCATCGAAGAGCTTGGAGAAAA ACATCTTGTGTCTCTGACTAACTTGAAGCCTGTGAACCCTGTCCCTGCCTGGAACATCACCCCAAGCCGCAAGGGACCATCATACAGCAGGCCTGAGCAGTATCCTGGAGAAATGG ACTCAGAGGTGAGAGGCCGGCGGcgtttctttaagaagcccagAGGGAAGGAGATGCTGATGGTGTCTTACAATCGATCCCAGCCTGGCCTGCCTCCCCGCTTCCGGCCAGGCCCTGGCGGCATACCCCCTGGGCACGCCCCTGGCATGCATGACCCCCCACCACCTCCAGGGACACTGCCCTATGAACACTATCACCCACATCCTCCAACCAGGCCCCCGCGAGGATATGGCCCACCCAG AAGTTCAGCCCGTTTCCTGAACAGGCATCACCTCATTGGGCCAGAGGCGGCATACTACCCTCACCCTGGAAAACGCTGCTACCAGAGCTTCGACAACTACTCATTCAGGTCACG CTCTTGCAGCCGAAGCAGGCGCCAGATGCATGCTATCAACAAAGAGTGCCAGTTCAGCTACGTCCCCGAGGCTGGCGAGGAGGCACGGGACATGGAAGGAACAATCACCTTCTACGAGATTGAGGAGGGGGATGAGACCACGTTCCCTCCCTTGCCG GGACAGGCTGTAGCAAACCCCATGGTTCCAGCTACCCCTACCTACTGGGTGCAGCGGGGGGCGAGCCCCATCCCCATGTCTGGCAAACAGGCCATGACCTCATCAGAGGAGGACGCTGACGAGAGGAGCAATGGTGGCGACCAGG GTGAATATTCGGAGGAGTACATCTATACTGCTCAAG ACCCAGGGTTCCAGAGCCCGTCTATGTATGCTGCAGCTGAGTCCACTGCCAACCTG ACCATTGAAGAGGGAGGATCTCGTGCTGGCTCGCCACAAGAGGGAGTAGCTACCTACAGCTACTCACAGCAG CTGGTGGTGAAGTCAGCAGTCATCACCTCCTCACAGGCTGTAAGCACAGCCCCAGCAGCTATCTTCACCTCCAACTCCTCCTCTTCCGCTAGCAGCTCTCAGACCCCCCCAGCACCAATGGCTCCACCCTCAAGCCATCCTCAGGGGGCTCCCATGCCCCCACACGCTATGGGCAGACCAG TTTTATCCATGcagtctcctccttcctctccctggtTTGTGAATGAGATGGGGGAAGCAGTCAGTGCCGCACCCCCTCCACCTTACTCCTATGACCCCAACGGCAATGACCTTCCACGAG ATTGCAAGGTCATCCAATATTACTTTAATTTAGGAGTCCAA TGGTACCAGCAGAGCTACTGGCACTCCATGGTGCAGGTGTATCAGCAGCCAGGTGCTGAGCAACAGTTCCGTTCCTACCCCGGTGCCTCCCCTCCCTCTGATCACACAGTCCCCCAGCCCTACCCAGAGCCTGGGAGAATGGGGCCTGATGGCCAGGGAGACATTCCTGCCAACG GCACCCCCCTGGTCATGGACCCTCCCTCAGCAGGAGCCCCAGGCACAGTGTTCTACCCCTTGGTTCAGGACCAGTGCAGCCAACCCCCACTCCACACCTACGAGTCTTATGTTCCTATGCTTTCTGCCACCTATCACTACCTCTCACCCTGGAACTCAGGCCCTGCCCAACCACGTGTGCTCGCATCCTACTGCCCCTCCTCCAATCACCCAGTCAACTATGTCACTGCACCCACACACCCAGGGCACTTTATCCCTCCTAGCATGTAA
- the alg13 gene encoding putative bifunctional UDP-N-acetylglucosamine transferase and deubiquitinase ALG13 isoform X7 yields the protein MQKALKKYFVNMDEYLASIGLYRKMMARDASCLFRAVSEQLYYSQNFQQKIRKDCVTFMRANRCNFEPFVEGSFEKYLERLEDPTETAGQVEIKALSLLYRRCFLIYRYPGKPPTEITEKEYVEKILLCCSNNGHYDIVYPRNYPIDAALCQALLYELLYTQVLGVEEVELQGALEGFRGGGRRYRNSLSVCSEDAGYDTPEDRGQTQRDDWELNGHSHTEDKARSGAEETPDGPTKLSLPYKVLKALDSEMYRNVEFDVWHDSRKEMQKTDYMVFAGRQYFLGDKCQVRLDPKGKYYNAFIQEVGTHPSAVTVFIEELGEKHLVSLTNLKPVNPVPAWNITPSRKGPSYSRPEQYPGEMDSEVRGRRRFFKKPRGKEMLMVSYNRSQPGLPPRFRPGPGGIPPGHAPGMHDPPPPPGTLPYEHYHPHPPTRPPRGYGPPRSSARFLNRHHLIGPEAAYYPHPGKRCYQSFDNYSFRRQMHAINKECQFSYVPEAGEEARDMEGTITFYEIEEGDETTFPPLPGQAVANPMVPATPTYWVQRGASPIPMSGKQAMTSSEEDADERSNGGDQGEYSEEYIYTAQDPGFQSPSMYAAAESTANLTIEEGGSRAGSPQEGVATYSYSQQLVVKSAVITSSQAVSTAPAAIFTSNSSSSASSSQTPPAPMAPPSSHPQGAPMPPHAMGRPVLSMQSPPSSPWFVNEMGEAVSAAPPPPYSYDPNGNDLPRDCKVIQYYFNLGVQWYQQSYWHSMVQVYQQPGAEQQFRSYPGASPPSDHTVPQPYPEPGRMGPDGQGDIPANGTPLVMDPPSAGAPGTVFYPLVQDQCSQPPLHTYESYVPMLSATYHYLSPWNSGPAQPRVLASYCPSSNHPVNYVTAPTHPGHFIPPSM from the exons ATGCAGAAAGCCTTGAAGAAGTATTTTGTAAACATGGACGAGTATCTAGCCAGCATCGGTCTCTACCGGAAAATGATGGCACGAGACGCGTCCTGTCTATTTCGAGCTGTCTCTGAGCAG CTTTATTACTCTCAGAATTTCCAACAAAAGATAAGGAAAGACTGTGTCACCTTCATGAGAGCAAACCGATGCAACTTTGAACCT TTTGTTGAAGGGTCATTTGAGAAGTATCTGGAACGTCTGGAGGACCCCACG GAAACCGCTGGACAAGTTGAGATAAAGGCATTGTCATTGTTGTACAG GCGGTGCTTCCTCATATACAGGTACCCTGGGAAGCCACCAACTGAGATAACTGAGAAAgagtatgtggagaag attttgctgtgttGCTCCAACAATGGCCACTATGACATTGTGTACCCCAGGAACTACCCGATCGATGCAGCTCTGTGTCAGG CTCTGTTGTATGAGCTGCTGTACACACAAGTCCTTGGTGTTGAGGAGGTGGAGTTGCAGGGAGCATTGGAAGGGTTTCGTGGTGGAGGTCGTCGCTATAGGAACAGCCTATCAGTGTGCAGTGAGGACGCAGGCTACGACACCCCCGAGGACAGGGGTCAGACTCAGAG GGACGATTGGGAGCTCAATGGGCACAGTCACACAGAGGACAAAGCCAGATCTGGAGCAGAGGAA ACTCCAGATGGAccaacaaaactctctctcccGTACAAGGTGCTCAAAGCACTGGATTCTGAGATGTACAGAAATGTAGAGTTTGATGTATGGCATGACAGTCGCAAAG AAATGCAGAAGACTGATTACATGGTGTTTGCTGGAAGACAGTATTTCTTGGGCGACAAGTGTCAG GTTCGTCTCGACCCCAAAGGGAAGTATTACAATGCCTTCATTCAGGAGGTGGGCACTCACCCCAGCGCTGTGACCGTGTTCATCGAAGAGCTTGGAGAAAA ACATCTTGTGTCTCTGACTAACTTGAAGCCTGTGAACCCTGTCCCTGCCTGGAACATCACCCCAAGCCGCAAGGGACCATCATACAGCAGGCCTGAGCAGTATCCTGGAGAAATGG ACTCAGAGGTGAGAGGCCGGCGGcgtttctttaagaagcccagAGGGAAGGAGATGCTGATGGTGTCTTACAATCGATCCCAGCCTGGCCTGCCTCCCCGCTTCCGGCCAGGCCCTGGCGGCATACCCCCTGGGCACGCCCCTGGCATGCATGACCCCCCACCACCTCCAGGGACACTGCCCTATGAACACTATCACCCACATCCTCCAACCAGGCCCCCGCGAGGATATGGCCCACCCAG AAGTTCAGCCCGTTTCCTGAACAGGCATCACCTCATTGGGCCAGAGGCGGCATACTACCCTCACCCTGGAAAACGCTGCTACCAGAGCTTCGACAACTACTCATTCAG GCGCCAGATGCATGCTATCAACAAAGAGTGCCAGTTCAGCTACGTCCCCGAGGCTGGCGAGGAGGCACGGGACATGGAAGGAACAATCACCTTCTACGAGATTGAGGAGGGGGATGAGACCACGTTCCCTCCCTTGCCG GGACAGGCTGTAGCAAACCCCATGGTTCCAGCTACCCCTACCTACTGGGTGCAGCGGGGGGCGAGCCCCATCCCCATGTCTGGCAAACAGGCCATGACCTCATCAGAGGAGGACGCTGACGAGAGGAGCAATGGTGGCGACCAGG GTGAATATTCGGAGGAGTACATCTATACTGCTCAAG ACCCAGGGTTCCAGAGCCCGTCTATGTATGCTGCAGCTGAGTCCACTGCCAACCTG ACCATTGAAGAGGGAGGATCTCGTGCTGGCTCGCCACAAGAGGGAGTAGCTACCTACAGCTACTCACAGCAG CTGGTGGTGAAGTCAGCAGTCATCACCTCCTCACAGGCTGTAAGCACAGCCCCAGCAGCTATCTTCACCTCCAACTCCTCCTCTTCCGCTAGCAGCTCTCAGACCCCCCCAGCACCAATGGCTCCACCCTCAAGCCATCCTCAGGGGGCTCCCATGCCCCCACACGCTATGGGCAGACCAG TTTTATCCATGcagtctcctccttcctctccctggtTTGTGAATGAGATGGGGGAAGCAGTCAGTGCCGCACCCCCTCCACCTTACTCCTATGACCCCAACGGCAATGACCTTCCACGAG ATTGCAAGGTCATCCAATATTACTTTAATTTAGGAGTCCAA TGGTACCAGCAGAGCTACTGGCACTCCATGGTGCAGGTGTATCAGCAGCCAGGTGCTGAGCAACAGTTCCGTTCCTACCCCGGTGCCTCCCCTCCCTCTGATCACACAGTCCCCCAGCCCTACCCAGAGCCTGGGAGAATGGGGCCTGATGGCCAGGGAGACATTCCTGCCAACG GCACCCCCCTGGTCATGGACCCTCCCTCAGCAGGAGCCCCAGGCACAGTGTTCTACCCCTTGGTTCAGGACCAGTGCAGCCAACCCCCACTCCACACCTACGAGTCTTATGTTCCTATGCTTTCTGCCACCTATCACTACCTCTCACCCTGGAACTCAGGCCCTGCCCAACCACGTGTGCTCGCATCCTACTGCCCCTCCTCCAATCACCCAGTCAACTATGTCACTGCACCCACACACCCAGGGCACTTTATCCCTCCTAGCATGTAA